A genomic region of Caulobacter sp. NIBR2454 contains the following coding sequences:
- a CDS encoding TonB-dependent receptor: MRLTTILLAGTAMMLAGPALAQSAPAEQQEAAEEIEELVVTGIRASLQSALVQKRQADNLVEVIQAEDIGKLPDQNLAEVLENVTGIQITREAGVGRGVQIRGTDANRVEINGVSTVGSGSGRSGISFDDLAASMISSVQVIKVPEAKTIEGSVGGTINLRTIRPLDLSEPLYAFRAQAEYSDLAKTTTPRYSGTIGRRWDTDLGQFGLVGSFSYAEQDVVAFRPRVDRDAVVTPNSGRTSAEAFPFLRIQFFNQDLDNFEYETKNFSGSAEWKPTDNLKFYFDATLNDQVRAEQSSTVQISTVSDNGVVDNTRNTAFETVNLGTAQGPNGSIDLGSVQAALAGVILPRTTGNLAPYLRTTSDTGSRLTESQVFSFGGEWKGDRLSIEAQAALSTSDSRLPSFNTTLEFVNPMSPRPTAGVSLSNGVPIEFDLRDGTLQFGIAQGQTSTPSPAQLLDPANYRLQQVAQGRSIRENEEKALRLDASYKTDGMLPFITSFDAGLRYNQTSALNDNVTGTTNFTNVTSSFYRPSADRFADFMIAGPSNFNDADDRRLYFKDFLIVDGAKAFKDPAGTLAAFNAAIAASNAANGASIPQIGEPTSQASAFFKITEDTSTAYFQANFEAEPLGVPVRGNAGVRYVSTDLKSVGNTIATGGTSVRSENETSYKFWLPRFNLVAEPREDVIVRAGIARDIRRPDFNTLSSSVTFATSENTAVNRGNPDLEPETVLSFDLSAEYYFAPSSLVSIGVFHKVRDNLFASVTESPPDNAVGGVVNRSRDQACPGGGIYNPIAVINVNNPARGQTGICVPLTSTFNVDGETTQTGIEAAFQYDLSQWEDKLGWASGFGFIGNFTYQKTGGNVDSYRTIGLTRNTTRDLGFTTLPQDRVELENLSKYAYNATLFYERGGLSARMRYTWRSDFINTEAFTSAFDVPRVSDDRGQLNASINYDITPWATIGLEGINLTREDANEYCINDDALLCYNGLTDRRIVGGLSIRF, from the coding sequence ATGCGATTGACGACGATCCTTCTGGCGGGAACGGCGATGATGCTCGCGGGCCCGGCCCTCGCTCAGAGCGCCCCGGCGGAACAGCAGGAAGCCGCCGAAGAGATCGAAGAACTGGTCGTCACCGGCATTCGCGCCTCGCTGCAGAGCGCGCTGGTGCAAAAGCGCCAGGCTGACAATCTCGTCGAAGTCATCCAGGCCGAGGACATCGGCAAGCTGCCCGACCAGAATCTGGCCGAGGTGCTTGAGAACGTCACGGGCATCCAGATCACCCGCGAGGCCGGCGTCGGTCGCGGCGTGCAGATTCGCGGCACGGACGCCAACCGCGTCGAGATCAACGGCGTGTCCACCGTCGGGTCGGGATCGGGCCGTTCGGGCATCAGCTTCGACGACCTCGCGGCGTCGATGATCAGCTCGGTTCAGGTCATCAAGGTGCCCGAAGCCAAGACGATCGAAGGATCGGTGGGCGGCACCATCAATCTGCGGACGATCCGCCCCCTCGATCTGTCAGAGCCGCTTTACGCCTTCAGGGCGCAGGCCGAATACAGCGACCTGGCCAAGACGACGACCCCCCGGTACTCCGGCACGATCGGACGCCGCTGGGACACCGACCTGGGCCAGTTTGGTCTGGTGGGCAGCTTCAGCTACGCCGAGCAGGACGTCGTCGCCTTCCGGCCGCGGGTCGACCGCGACGCGGTGGTGACGCCAAATTCCGGTCGCACCAGCGCCGAGGCTTTCCCCTTCTTGCGCATCCAGTTCTTCAACCAGGACCTGGATAACTTCGAGTACGAAACCAAGAACTTCTCGGGCTCGGCGGAATGGAAGCCGACCGACAATCTGAAGTTCTATTTCGACGCCACCCTGAATGATCAGGTGCGCGCCGAGCAAAGCTCGACCGTTCAGATCTCGACCGTCTCCGACAACGGCGTCGTCGACAACACCCGCAACACCGCGTTCGAGACCGTCAACCTGGGGACGGCCCAAGGGCCGAACGGGAGCATCGATCTGGGTTCGGTCCAGGCCGCGCTCGCCGGCGTCATCCTGCCCCGGACGACCGGCAACCTCGCGCCCTACCTGCGCACGACCAGCGACACCGGTTCGCGCCTGACCGAGAGCCAGGTCTTTTCGTTCGGCGGCGAATGGAAGGGCGACCGGCTGAGCATCGAGGCGCAGGCCGCGCTATCGACCTCGGACTCGCGCCTGCCCAGCTTCAATACCACGCTGGAGTTCGTCAATCCGATGTCGCCGCGGCCGACGGCCGGCGTGTCGCTGTCCAACGGCGTGCCGATCGAGTTCGATCTGCGGGACGGGACCTTGCAGTTCGGCATCGCGCAGGGCCAGACCAGCACTCCGTCCCCCGCGCAGCTGCTCGATCCGGCCAACTACCGGCTGCAGCAAGTGGCCCAGGGCCGAAGCATCCGGGAGAACGAGGAGAAGGCGCTACGCCTCGATGCGTCCTACAAGACGGACGGCATGCTGCCCTTCATCACGTCGTTTGACGCGGGCCTGCGCTATAACCAGACCAGCGCGCTGAACGACAACGTCACGGGGACGACGAACTTCACCAACGTCACCTCGTCCTTCTATCGGCCAAGCGCCGACCGGTTCGCCGACTTCATGATCGCCGGGCCGAGCAACTTCAACGACGCCGACGACCGGCGCCTGTACTTCAAGGACTTCCTGATCGTCGACGGCGCCAAGGCCTTCAAGGATCCCGCCGGAACACTGGCTGCGTTCAATGCGGCCATCGCGGCCAGCAACGCCGCCAATGGGGCCAGCATCCCGCAGATCGGCGAGCCGACCTCGCAGGCCAGCGCCTTCTTCAAGATCACCGAGGACACCAGCACCGCCTACTTCCAGGCCAACTTCGAGGCCGAGCCCCTGGGCGTGCCCGTGCGCGGCAACGCCGGCGTGCGCTACGTGTCCACCGATCTCAAGTCGGTCGGCAACACCATCGCGACGGGCGGGACGTCGGTGCGGTCCGAGAACGAGACGTCCTATAAATTCTGGCTGCCCCGTTTCAACCTGGTCGCCGAACCGCGTGAGGACGTCATCGTGCGTGCCGGGATCGCCAGGGACATTCGACGCCCCGACTTCAACACCCTGTCGTCGTCGGTGACGTTCGCGACCAGCGAGAACACCGCCGTGAACCGCGGCAATCCTGACCTGGAACCGGAAACCGTTCTGTCGTTCGACCTGTCGGCCGAATACTACTTCGCGCCGTCGAGCCTGGTCAGCATTGGCGTCTTCCACAAGGTTCGCGACAACCTGTTCGCCAGCGTCACCGAGAGCCCGCCGGACAACGCCGTGGGCGGCGTCGTGAACAGAAGCCGCGATCAGGCGTGCCCGGGTGGCGGCATTTACAACCCGATCGCCGTCATCAACGTCAACAACCCGGCCCGGGGCCAGACGGGCATCTGCGTGCCGCTGACCTCGACCTTCAATGTGGACGGCGAGACGACCCAGACCGGCATCGAAGCGGCGTTCCAGTACGACCTGTCCCAATGGGAGGACAAGCTGGGCTGGGCCTCGGGCTTTGGCTTCATCGGCAACTTCACCTACCAGAAGACCGGCGGGAACGTGGACAGCTACCGCACCATCGGCCTGACGCGGAACACCACGCGCGACCTTGGCTTCACCACGCTGCCCCAGGATCGTGTCGAGCTCGAGAACCTCTCGAAGTACGCTTACAACGCCACCCTGTTCTATGAGCGCGGCGGCCTGAGCGCCCGGATGCGCTACACGTGGCGGTCGGACTTCATCAATACCGAAGCCTTTACCTCGGCCTTCGACGTGCCGCGGGTGAGCGATGATCGCGGGCAGCTCAACGCCAGCATCAACTACGACATCACCCCGTGGGCGACGATCGGTCTGGAAGGGATCAATCTGACCCGTGAGGACGCCAACGAGTACTGCATCAATGACGATGCGCTGCTTTGCTACAATGGCCTGACCGATCGCCGGATCGTCGGGGGCCTGAGCATCCGCTTCTGA
- the recO gene encoding DNA repair protein RecO codes for MEWEDDAFVLSARAHGESGAIVELLTAEQGKFAAHIAGGTSRRMKPILQAGSRVIARYRARVSDQLGSATVEPVGEGVGSLFDDPLALAGLASAAAVAAAALPEREPHPGAFLAFEALVSALALPDIWPAVYVRFEAGLLAELGFGLDLSKCAATGSLDDLIYVSPRTGRAVSRDAGEPYKDKLLTLPMFMLSAQGGLGPGDVRAGLDLTGHFLEQFVFGPLNRPLPPARVWLTDRLDDADRL; via the coding sequence ATGGAGTGGGAGGACGACGCCTTCGTGCTGTCCGCCCGCGCCCACGGCGAGAGCGGCGCCATCGTCGAGTTGCTGACCGCCGAGCAGGGCAAGTTCGCCGCCCATATCGCGGGCGGGACGTCCCGCCGCATGAAGCCGATCCTGCAGGCCGGTTCGCGGGTGATCGCCCGCTATCGCGCCAGGGTTTCCGACCAGCTTGGCTCCGCCACGGTGGAGCCGGTAGGCGAGGGGGTCGGCTCATTGTTCGACGACCCGCTGGCCCTGGCCGGACTGGCGTCCGCCGCCGCCGTGGCCGCCGCGGCCCTGCCGGAGCGTGAGCCGCATCCCGGCGCGTTCCTGGCGTTCGAGGCCCTGGTCTCGGCCCTGGCCCTGCCCGACATCTGGCCGGCGGTTTATGTGCGGTTCGAGGCGGGGCTGCTGGCTGAACTCGGATTTGGCCTGGACCTGTCCAAGTGCGCCGCGACCGGAAGCCTGGACGACCTGATCTATGTCAGTCCCCGCACGGGGCGGGCGGTGAGCCGCGACGCGGGCGAGCCGTACAAGGATAAGCTGTTGACCCTGCCCATGTTCATGCTGTCGGCCCAGGGCGGGCTCGGCCCAGGTGATGTCAGGGCGGGCCTAGACCTGACCGGCCATTTCCTGGAGCAGTTCGTGTTCGGCCCCCTGAACCGCCCGTTGCCGCCGGCGCGGGTGTGGCTGACCGACCGACTGGACGACGCGGACCGGCTTTAG
- the era gene encoding GTPase Era, protein MTEQKTRAGFAAIIGAPNAGKSTLVNRLVGAKVSIVTQKVQTTRFPVRGVALEGAVQIVLVDTPGIFQPRRRLDRAMVRSAWSGAEGAETVVHLVDVQSELAIREGGAKAGDHRSADDVQTIISGLKASGRQVILALNKIDGIKRDSLLAVTKDLFDTGVYSEVFMISASKGEGVDDLKKRLAELMPEGPWLYPEEQTADLPVRLLAAEITREKIYLRVHEELPYAASVETTAFEERQDGSVRIEQTILVERDGQRAIVIGKGGQTLKWIGEASRTELTDILDRKVHLFLHVKVKENWAEERGTYSDMGLDFDV, encoded by the coding sequence ATGACTGAACAGAAAACCCGGGCCGGCTTCGCCGCCATCATCGGCGCTCCCAACGCCGGCAAGTCCACGCTGGTCAATCGACTGGTGGGGGCCAAGGTCTCCATCGTCACCCAGAAGGTGCAGACCACGCGCTTCCCCGTGCGGGGCGTGGCGCTGGAGGGGGCGGTGCAGATCGTTCTGGTCGACACCCCCGGCATCTTCCAGCCGCGCCGCCGACTGGATCGCGCCATGGTCCGCTCCGCCTGGAGCGGGGCGGAGGGCGCCGAGACGGTGGTGCATCTGGTCGATGTGCAGTCGGAACTGGCGATCCGCGAAGGCGGCGCCAAGGCCGGCGACCACCGCTCGGCCGACGATGTGCAGACCATCATCAGCGGCCTGAAAGCCTCGGGTCGTCAGGTGATCCTGGCCCTGAACAAGATCGACGGCATCAAGCGCGACAGCCTGCTGGCCGTGACCAAGGACCTGTTCGACACGGGCGTCTATTCAGAGGTCTTCATGATCTCCGCCTCCAAGGGCGAGGGCGTTGACGACCTGAAGAAGCGCTTGGCCGAGCTGATGCCGGAGGGGCCGTGGCTCTATCCGGAAGAGCAGACGGCCGACCTGCCGGTGCGCCTGCTGGCGGCCGAGATCACCCGCGAGAAGATCTATCTGCGAGTCCATGAGGAGCTGCCCTACGCCGCCAGCGTGGAGACCACCGCTTTTGAGGAACGGCAGGACGGGTCGGTGCGCATCGAGCAGACCATCCTGGTCGAACGTGACGGCCAGCGCGCCATCGTGATCGGCAAGGGCGGCCAGACCCTGAAATGGATCGGCGAGGCCTCGCGCACCGAACTGACCGACATCCTCGACCGCAAGGTCCACCTGTTCCTGCACGTGAAGGTGAAGGAGAACTGGGCCGAGGAGCGGGGCACCTATTCGGACATGGGTTTGGATTTTGATGTGTGA
- the rnc gene encoding ribonuclease III produces MNARLEAVERLEARIGYVFKDRALLERALTHASVGDGAKKTEDNEVLEFVGDRVLGLVVAEGLAQRHPKAKEGELAPLLNGLVSRETCARVAREIDLGPALRMSTSASKIGGRERGSILAGACEALIAALYKDGGLDVARDVITRLWAEAFEIGPKSRRDSKTQLQEWAQGAGRPLPSYEVVGRTGPDHAPTFTVQVSVQGVEPVRAEGRSRQEAEKSAARAMLDREGQK; encoded by the coding sequence ATGAATGCGCGCCTCGAAGCTGTAGAGCGGCTGGAAGCGCGGATCGGCTACGTCTTCAAGGATCGCGCCCTTCTTGAGCGCGCCCTGACCCACGCCAGCGTCGGCGACGGCGCCAAGAAGACCGAGGACAACGAGGTTCTGGAGTTCGTGGGCGACCGGGTCCTGGGCCTGGTCGTCGCCGAGGGGCTGGCTCAACGCCACCCCAAAGCCAAGGAGGGGGAACTCGCCCCCCTGCTGAACGGGCTGGTGAGCCGCGAGACCTGCGCGCGGGTGGCGCGGGAGATCGACCTGGGTCCGGCGCTGCGCATGTCCACCTCGGCCAGCAAGATCGGCGGTCGCGAGCGCGGCTCGATCCTGGCTGGCGCCTGCGAGGCCCTGATCGCCGCCCTGTACAAGGACGGCGGGCTGGACGTGGCGCGGGACGTCATCACCCGCCTATGGGCCGAAGCCTTTGAAATCGGCCCGAAAAGCCGTCGGGATTCCAAAACGCAGCTTCAGGAATGGGCGCAGGGCGCCGGGCGTCCCTTGCCCTCCTATGAAGTTGTCGGCAGGACCGGACCAGATCATGCGCCGACCTTCACCGTCCAGGTGAGCGTCCAGGGCGTCGAACCCGTGAGGGCCGAAGGGCGTTCGCGACAGGAAGCAGAGAAATCCGCGGCTCGGGCTATGCTCGACCGCGAGGGCCAGAAATGA
- the lepB gene encoding signal peptidase I, translating into MTEAAEQKPSAVSEFVEIVKTVVYALLIALVLRVLLFQPFTIPSASMEPTVLEGDYIIVSKFSYGYSRHSIPFSPPLFEGRIFASTPKRGDVIVFKLPRDDRTDYIKRLIGLPGDRVQVRGGVVLINGKELPREMLPPVEVDTGYGFSRAVQQFIETNPEGRKYTTYDFGPDGELDDTNVYVVPEGHFFFMGDNRDNSIDSRVPMEVGVGMVPAENLVGKAQIILLSWNKEAALFKPWTWVLDARPSRFFKVIQ; encoded by the coding sequence ATGACCGAAGCCGCCGAGCAGAAACCCAGCGCCGTCAGCGAGTTCGTGGAGATCGTCAAGACGGTCGTCTACGCCCTGCTGATCGCCCTCGTCCTGCGGGTCCTGCTGTTCCAGCCGTTCACGATCCCCTCGGCCTCCATGGAGCCGACGGTGCTGGAAGGCGACTACATCATCGTCTCCAAGTTCTCCTACGGGTACAGCCGCCATTCGATCCCGTTCAGCCCGCCGCTGTTCGAGGGCCGCATCTTCGCCAGCACGCCCAAGCGGGGCGATGTCATCGTCTTCAAGCTGCCGCGTGATGACCGGACCGACTACATCAAGCGCCTGATCGGCTTGCCCGGCGACCGTGTCCAGGTCCGCGGCGGCGTGGTGCTGATCAACGGCAAGGAACTGCCGCGCGAGATGCTGCCCCCCGTCGAGGTGGACACCGGCTACGGCTTCAGCCGCGCCGTGCAGCAGTTCATCGAGACCAATCCCGAAGGCCGCAAGTACACGACCTATGACTTCGGTCCCGACGGCGAGCTGGACGACACCAACGTCTATGTCGTGCCCGAGGGCCACTTCTTCTTCATGGGCGACAACCGCGACAACTCGATCGACAGCCGCGTGCCCATGGAAGTGGGGGTTGGCATGGTCCCAGCCGAGAATCTGGTCGGCAAGGCGCAGATCATCCTGCTGTCCTGGAACAAGGAAGCGGCGCTGTTCAAGCCGTGGACCTGGGTCCTCGACGCCCGCCCGAGCCGGTTCTTCAAAGTCATTCAATGA
- the acpS gene encoding holo-ACP synthase, producing MIIGIGSDLCDIRRIQKSLDRFDQRFTNRIFTEIERARSERKPDRASSYAKRFAAKEACAKALGTGVPRRGVHWADMGVVNLRSGQPTMALTGGAADRLAELIPAGMVPVIHLSLTDDHPYAQAFVIIEALPAPNAA from the coding sequence ATGATCATCGGCATCGGCTCGGACCTCTGCGACATCCGCCGGATCCAGAAGTCCCTGGACCGGTTCGACCAGCGCTTCACCAATCGCATCTTCACCGAGATCGAGCGCGCCCGGTCTGAACGCAAGCCCGACCGCGCCTCCAGCTACGCCAAGCGCTTCGCCGCCAAGGAGGCCTGCGCCAAGGCCCTGGGCACGGGCGTTCCGCGCCGGGGCGTCCACTGGGCCGACATGGGGGTGGTCAATCTGCGCTCCGGCCAGCCGACCATGGCCCTGACCGGCGGGGCGGCGGACCGCCTGGCGGAGCTGATTCCGGCGGGCATGGTCCCGGTCATCCACCTGTCGCTGACGGACGACCATCCTTACGCCCAGGCCTTCGTGATCATCGAGGCGCTGCCCGCTCCAAACGCGGCCTAA
- a CDS encoding pyridoxine 5'-phosphate synthase, with amino-acid sequence MTLRLGVNIDHVATIRNARGETYPEPTRAAELALAAGADGITAHLREDRRHISDRDIDELSDLCRKRGKPLNLEMAVTEEMLGIALKHRPHAACLVPERREEVTTEGGLDVIKGHNSIGPTVAALRDAGSRVSLFIEADPAQIEMSHKLGAQVVELHTGAFCDAMRAGETDRSAAILQRLKDGAALAHNLGLEVHAGHGIDYATVKPVAAIPQVMELNIGHFLIGEAIFVGLAEAMRRMRVLMDEARA; translated from the coding sequence GTGACGCTGCGGCTCGGGGTCAATATCGACCACGTGGCGACCATCCGGAACGCGCGTGGCGAGACCTATCCCGAACCGACGCGCGCCGCGGAGCTGGCCCTGGCGGCCGGCGCCGACGGCATCACCGCGCACCTGCGTGAAGATCGCCGCCATATCTCCGACCGCGACATCGACGAGCTTTCGGACCTGTGCCGCAAGCGCGGCAAGCCGCTGAACCTGGAGATGGCGGTCACCGAGGAGATGTTGGGCATCGCGCTGAAGCACCGCCCGCACGCCGCCTGCCTGGTGCCAGAGCGGCGCGAAGAGGTGACGACCGAAGGCGGCCTGGACGTCATCAAGGGCCATAACAGCATCGGCCCGACGGTCGCCGCCCTGCGTGACGCGGGAAGCCGGGTGTCCCTGTTTATCGAGGCCGACCCGGCCCAGATCGAGATGTCCCACAAGCTGGGCGCGCAGGTGGTCGAACTGCACACCGGCGCCTTCTGCGACGCCATGCGGGCAGGGGAGACGGACCGCTCCGCCGCCATTCTGCAGCGCCTCAAGGACGGTGCAGCCCTGGCGCACAACCTGGGCCTTGAGGTCCATGCCGGCCACGGCATCGACTACGCCACCGTCAAACCCGTCGCCGCGATCCCCCAGGTGATGGAGCTGAACATCGGCCACTTCCTGATCGGCGAGGCGATCTTCGTCGGCCTGGCCGAAGCCATGCGCCGGATGCGGGTCCTGATGGACGAAGCGCGCGCATGA
- the pyrE gene encoding orotate phosphoribosyltransferase: MTNDDVLAEFRGAGALREGHFVLSSGLHSPVFLQKNLVFMDTTRCERLCKALAAKIIAQVGKVDVAISPAVGGIIPGYETARHLGVRSLYVERDGGEFKLRRGFTVEPGEKVVMVEDIVTTGLSSRECIAAIKAAGGEVVAAACIVDRSGGRADVGVPLIALATLDVPAYPADALPPELAAIPVQDPGSRRLKA; this comes from the coding sequence ATGACAAACGACGACGTTCTCGCTGAATTCCGTGGCGCCGGCGCTCTGCGCGAAGGCCACTTTGTGCTGTCGAGCGGACTGCACAGCCCCGTGTTCCTGCAGAAGAACCTGGTGTTCATGGACACCACGCGCTGCGAGCGGCTGTGCAAGGCGCTGGCGGCCAAGATCATCGCCCAGGTCGGCAAGGTCGACGTGGCGATCTCGCCCGCCGTGGGCGGCATCATTCCGGGCTATGAAACGGCCCGTCACCTGGGCGTGCGGTCGTTGTACGTCGAACGCGATGGCGGCGAGTTCAAGCTGCGTCGCGGCTTCACCGTCGAGCCGGGCGAGAAGGTCGTGATGGTCGAGGACATCGTCACCACCGGCCTGTCGTCGCGCGAATGCATCGCCGCGATCAAGGCGGCGGGCGGCGAGGTGGTGGCCGCGGCCTGCATCGTCGACCGCTCCGGCGGCCGCGCCGATGTGGGCGTGCCGCTGATCGCTCTGGCCACCCTGGACGTGCCGGCCTATCCGGCCGACGCCTTGCCGCCCGAGCTGGCGGCGATCCCGGTGCAGGACCCGGGCAGCCGGAGGCTGAAAGCGTGA
- a CDS encoding ArsR/SmtB family transcription factor, whose protein sequence is MELAEIFRALANDKRLQILEWLKDPVAHFPPQVDGDLVEDGVCGLFIANKLDVSAPTLSEHMKVLVNAGLVTPKRIKQWTFYKRDEAMLSQAKKAIQSQV, encoded by the coding sequence ATGGAGCTCGCCGAAATCTTCCGCGCCCTGGCGAACGACAAGCGCCTGCAGATTCTGGAATGGCTGAAGGACCCGGTGGCGCATTTCCCGCCCCAGGTGGACGGCGATCTGGTCGAGGATGGGGTCTGCGGCCTGTTCATCGCCAACAAGCTGGATGTTTCGGCCCCGACCTTGAGCGAGCACATGAAGGTGCTGGTCAACGCAGGCCTGGTGACCCCCAAGCGTATCAAGCAGTGGACCTTCTACAAGCGCGACGAGGCCATGCTTTCGCAGGCCAAGAAGGCGATCCAGAGCCAGGTCTAG